The following coding sequences are from one uncultured Bacteroides sp. window:
- a CDS encoding CapA family protein: MLSFSCSSSSQEKPRETANNDSIAPQTITLLFAGDLMQHQTQINAARTSSGYDYSDCFKFVKEEISKADIAIGNLEVTLGGKPYRGYPQFSAPDEYLFAIKDAGFDVLLTANNHCLDRRQKGLERTLLMLDSLQMQHLGTYRDSVSRKQQTPLIIEAKGIRIALLNYTYGTNGIAVTQPNVVNYIDKESMSSDIKAAQTVHPDVIIACMHWGIEYKQHPSNAQKELAEWLLAQGVTHVIGSHPHVVQPMELRTDSLNGSKHAVVYSLGNFLSNMSAVNTDGGLLFKLELTKDSTTYVSNCSYSMVWVGRPLLTGKKNHILYPVNIPNDSLPYSARNRLKIFTKQSRALFKKYNFGINEAFF; the protein is encoded by the coding sequence ATGCTCTCATTCTCCTGCAGCTCTTCTTCACAAGAGAAACCTCGGGAGACTGCTAACAATGACAGTATTGCGCCTCAAACCATCACTTTGCTCTTCGCAGGCGACCTCATGCAACATCAAACGCAGATAAATGCCGCACGTACCTCTTCAGGATATGACTACTCCGATTGTTTCAAGTTTGTGAAAGAGGAGATTAGCAAAGCAGATATCGCCATAGGCAATCTGGAAGTCACCTTAGGCGGAAAGCCTTACAGAGGCTATCCACAGTTCAGTGCGCCCGATGAATATCTCTTCGCCATCAAAGATGCGGGATTCGATGTACTGCTCACTGCCAACAATCACTGCCTCGACCGCAGACAAAAAGGATTGGAACGTACCCTCCTCATGCTCGACTCTTTGCAGATGCAACATTTGGGCACCTATCGCGACTCTGTAAGCAGAAAACAGCAAACACCCTTAATCATTGAAGCTAAAGGCATTCGTATCGCATTGCTCAACTACACCTACGGTACTAACGGGATTGCTGTCACTCAACCTAATGTGGTGAACTACATTGACAAAGAAAGCATGAGCAGCGACATAAAAGCCGCTCAGACAGTCCATCCCGATGTCATCATTGCCTGCATGCACTGGGGCATAGAATACAAACAACATCCTTCTAACGCACAAAAAGAGCTTGCTGAGTGGTTACTTGCTCAGGGGGTGACTCACGTCATCGGCTCCCATCCGCACGTGGTGCAACCCATGGAATTGCGCACCGACAGCCTCAACGGAAGCAAACACGCCGTAGTCTACTCTTTAGGTAATTTCCTCTCAAACATGTCGGCTGTCAACACAGACGGAGGGTTACTTTTCAAGCTAGAGCTCACCAAAGATAGCACCACTTATGTAAGTAATTGTAGTTATAGCATGGTATGGGTTGGCCGTCCGTTACTCACCGGAAAAAAAAATCACATTTTATATCCCGTAAATATTCCCAATGATTCATTGCCTTACTCCGCACGTAACCGACTGAAAATCTTCACAAAACAGAGTCGTGCTCTTTTCAAAAAGTACAACTTTGGAATAAATGAAGCATTTTTTTAG
- a CDS encoding UvrD-helicase domain-containing protein: MMELLVYKASAGSGKTFTLAVEYIKQLILNPRAYRQILAVTFTNKATAEMKERILSQLYGIWSKDGGSEPYLKRICAETGKNEEEVIKAAGTALNYMLHDYSRFRVETIDSFFQSVMRNLARELELSPNLNIELNNTEVLSDAVDSMIEKLGPTSPILAWLLNYIHEKIADDKRWNVADEVKNFGRNIFDEGYIEKGEGLRERLKNPDTIKEYRRKLDEMLQEALEHMKGFYDQFEGELDGHALDADDLKGGSRGIGSYFRKLNNGILGNDIRNATVEKCLADEKNWAAKTSPRYADILALASSSLIPLLKDAEELRVRNNVVVNSCKLSMQHLNKVQLLAGIDEEVRELNKENNRFLLSDTNALLHRLVKDGDSSFVFEKIGANIRNVMIDEFQDTSRMQWDNFKLLLLEGLSQGSDSLIVGDVKQSIYRWRSGDWSILNGLNKNIGHFPIREETLKTNRRSEINIIHFNNRIFKAAVNYLNGLYKSQLNTDCEDLLKAYADVEQESPAKEEKGYIKVSFLEPDEEHNYTEQTLISLGEEVERLLESGVRMNDIAILVRKNKNIPQIADYFDKEVHCKVVSDEAFRLDASLPINMMINALRYLSDPENKIAAAQLAVTYRREIEKEETDLNTLLLHPAKEFLPTAFTEQRDTLRLMPLYELLEELFSVFRMSAIKQQEAYLFAFFDAVSDYLQNHSSDMDTFITFWEETLCSKTIPSGEIEGIRIFSIHKSKGLEFHTVLLPFCDWKLENETNNQLVWCAPVASPFNELDIVPINYSTQMADSIYKEDYLHERLQLWVDNLNLLYVAFTRAGKNLILWSKKGQRNTISDLLLNTLPQVALQSDVEWDQETPYEYGELCPSEEEEKQSTTNKILQKPIKRPVNMESMRHEIEFKQSNRSADFIKGVDEEESSSRFINRGTLLHTLFSALETEADIDPAVDRLVFEGIIGSKEVEEEIRTFTHAAFTQPEIQDWYSGNWKLFNECAILYKEDDMLQTRRPDRVMMKDDQVVVVDFKFGKPSKKHNAQVQEYMRLLARMGYHNITGYLWYVSEARIQAVDNK; encoded by the coding sequence ATCATGGAACTTCTCGTTTACAAAGCATCGGCCGGATCGGGCAAGACCTTTACGCTGGCAGTGGAATATATCAAGCAACTCATTCTCAACCCGCGGGCATACCGTCAGATACTAGCCGTAACCTTTACCAACAAGGCTACAGCAGAGATGAAAGAGCGTATACTCAGCCAGCTATACGGAATATGGAGCAAGGATGGCGGTTCTGAGCCCTACCTCAAAAGAATATGTGCGGAGACAGGTAAGAATGAAGAAGAAGTGATCAAAGCTGCTGGAACGGCTCTTAACTACATGCTCCACGATTATAGTCGTTTCAGGGTAGAAACCATCGACTCTTTTTTCCAGTCGGTAATGCGCAATCTGGCACGAGAACTGGAACTAAGCCCTAACCTCAATATAGAGCTCAACAATACCGAAGTACTGAGTGATGCCGTAGACTCCATGATAGAGAAGCTAGGTCCCACCTCTCCCATACTCGCATGGTTACTCAACTACATTCATGAGAAGATAGCTGATGATAAGCGATGGAATGTAGCAGATGAAGTGAAAAACTTCGGCCGGAATATCTTCGATGAAGGATATATTGAGAAAGGAGAAGGGTTACGTGAAAGGTTAAAGAATCCCGATACAATCAAAGAGTATCGCCGCAAATTAGATGAGATGCTGCAAGAGGCTCTGGAGCATATGAAAGGATTCTACGACCAGTTTGAAGGAGAGCTAGACGGACATGCACTTGATGCGGATGATCTGAAAGGAGGATCACGAGGAATAGGAAGTTATTTTCGTAAGCTCAACAATGGTATATTGGGCAACGACATACGCAATGCAACCGTTGAGAAGTGTTTGGCTGATGAGAAAAACTGGGCTGCTAAAACCTCCCCTCGCTATGCTGACATCCTCGCACTTGCCTCTTCAAGCCTGATACCTCTACTTAAAGATGCGGAAGAGCTCAGAGTACGTAACAACGTGGTAGTCAACAGTTGTAAGCTATCCATGCAACACCTCAACAAAGTGCAATTGCTGGCAGGTATTGACGAAGAGGTGCGCGAGCTAAACAAAGAGAACAACCGTTTTCTACTTTCCGATACGAACGCCCTGCTCCACCGTCTGGTTAAAGATGGCGATTCCTCCTTCGTGTTTGAGAAGATAGGCGCCAACATCCGTAACGTGATGATCGACGAGTTTCAGGATACCAGTCGCATGCAATGGGACAATTTCAAACTATTACTCCTCGAAGGTCTTTCGCAAGGATCGGACAGCCTTATCGTGGGCGATGTGAAGCAATCCATCTACCGCTGGCGAAGTGGCGACTGGAGCATTCTCAACGGACTCAACAAGAACATCGGTCATTTCCCCATACGTGAAGAGACCTTGAAAACCAACCGACGAAGCGAAATCAATATTATTCATTTCAACAATCGCATTTTCAAAGCCGCGGTAAACTATCTTAATGGACTCTACAAATCACAATTGAATACCGACTGTGAAGACCTGCTCAAAGCTTATGCCGACGTGGAGCAAGAGTCCCCCGCCAAAGAGGAAAAAGGCTATATAAAAGTCTCCTTTCTGGAGCCCGATGAAGAGCACAACTATACTGAACAAACCCTTATCAGCCTGGGCGAAGAGGTAGAACGCCTGCTAGAGAGTGGTGTCCGGATGAACGACATTGCCATCCTCGTGCGTAAGAACAAAAACATCCCTCAGATAGCCGACTATTTCGATAAAGAAGTACATTGCAAAGTAGTGTCCGACGAAGCTTTCCGCCTCGACGCCTCTCTGCCGATCAACATGATGATCAATGCCCTACGCTATCTCTCCGATCCGGAAAACAAGATTGCTGCCGCCCAGTTGGCTGTGACCTACCGTAGAGAGATTGAGAAAGAGGAGACCGACCTCAACACCCTACTCCTGCATCCCGCTAAAGAGTTTCTGCCCACTGCCTTTACAGAACAAAGAGACACTTTGCGTCTCATGCCCCTATATGAGCTACTCGAAGAACTTTTCAGCGTTTTCAGGATGAGCGCCATTAAGCAACAAGAAGCCTATCTTTTTGCCTTCTTTGATGCCGTGAGCGACTATTTGCAAAATCATTCATCGGATATGGACACCTTTATCACCTTTTGGGAAGAAACTTTGTGTAGCAAGACCATTCCCAGTGGAGAGATAGAAGGCATACGCATCTTCTCCATACACAAATCCAAAGGACTTGAGTTTCACACCGTGCTGCTTCCTTTCTGCGACTGGAAATTGGAGAACGAAACCAACAATCAACTGGTGTGGTGCGCTCCCGTAGCTTCTCCCTTCAACGAACTTGACATTGTTCCTATCAACTACTCCACACAGATGGCAGATTCCATTTATAAAGAAGACTATCTGCATGAGCGTTTACAGCTTTGGGTAGATAACCTCAACCTGCTCTATGTGGCTTTCACCCGAGCCGGGAAAAACCTGATATTATGGTCAAAGAAGGGGCAGAGAAATACCATCTCCGACCTGCTGCTGAACACTCTGCCGCAAGTTGCCCTCCAAAGTGACGTAGAGTGGGATCAAGAGACTCCGTATGAATATGGTGAGCTCTGCCCTTCCGAAGAGGAAGAAAAGCAAAGCACCACCAACAAGATACTGCAAAAGCCCATCAAGCGCCCCGTAAATATGGAGTCGATGCGCCACGAGATAGAGTTCAAACAGTCCAACCGCTCCGCCGATTTCATCAAAGGCGTAGACGAAGAAGAATCCTCCAGCCGCTTTATCAATCGTGGTACCCTGCTTCACACCCTCTTCTCCGCCCTTGAAACCGAAGCCGACATTGATCCGGCTGTCGACCGACTGGTTTTTGAAGGTATCATAGGCAGTAAGGAGGTAGAAGAAGAGATTCGCACATTCACCCATGCAGCATTTACGCAACCAGAGATACAAGACTGGTATTCAGGTAATTGGAAACTCTTTAACGAATGTGCTATCCTCTACAAAGAAGACGATATGCTACAAACCCGCCGCCCCGACCGTGTGATGATGAAGGACGATCAGGTTGTTGTGGTCGACTTTAAATTCGGTAAACCAAGTAAGAAACATAACGCTCAGGTGCAAGAGTACATGAGGCTCCTTGCCCGCATGGGTTATCATAACATCACCGGATATCTGTGGTACGTAAGCGAAGCCCGGATACAAGCGGTAGATAATAAATAA
- a CDS encoding PD-(D/E)XK nuclease family protein, which produces METFLQLVAQDLYQKLGNDLSRVAIVFPNKRAGLFFSDYLASQSVNPIWSPAYLSISELFQQLSTLQSGDPIRLVCELYKVFREETKSEESLDEFYFWGELLISDFDDADKNMVDTHKLFSNLQDLKNILSGYDFLDEEQEEAIKQFFQNFSIDKRTQLKEKFISLWDKLDAIYTRYRANLQKLGIAYEGMLYRTVIEQLQTDTLKYDQYVFVGFNVLNQVETTLFSTLQEAKKALFYWDYDHFYTRLSEHKHEAGEFINRNLKRFPSQLSDELFDTLRKPKKVRFISSPTENGQARYLPEWIRNTVTANEKENAVVLCNEALLLPVLHSIPSEVKNVNITMGFPLAQTPAYSFITALLELQTSGYRQDTGRYIYASVLSVLKHPYTRQLSSKTEALEKDLTRNNRFYPLPSELQQDEFLTSLFTPCSNLADICRYLNERLKEVATLYQQEKSSEDIFNQLYRESLFKSYTMINRLLNLIESGDLQIQTDTYKRLLSKLLSAANIPFHGEPAIGMQVMGVLETRNLDFKNLILMSLNEGQLPKSGGDSSFIPYNLRKAFGMTTIEHKNAVYAYYFYRLIQRAENITLMYNTSSDGLNRGEWSRFMLQFLIEWPHPVTREFLEAGQSPQSGTEITIPKNEDVLQVLYQKYDLARNPKAFFSPSALNTYMDCRLKFYYRYVAGLKMQDEISAEIDSAKFGTIFHRSAELAYQELTQAGNQIRKEDLEKVLHNDVKLQSFVDRAFNEEFFHLPVGEKPEYNGIQLINSKVIVSYLRQLLRNDLQYAPFEMIAMEKKVYETMEADTPQGKIKVNIGGTIDRIDSKEDTLRIVDYKTGGSPKTPVDISQLFTPAEGRPNYIFQTFLYAAIMSRQQSLKVAPALLYIHRAAADSYSPVIEMGEPRKPKIPVNNFALFEDDFRERLQELLKEIYNPDEAFTQTEFTKTCEYCDFKAICRR; this is translated from the coding sequence ATGGAAACATTTTTGCAATTAGTTGCCCAAGACCTTTATCAGAAATTAGGAAACGATCTCTCCCGTGTGGCCATCGTATTCCCTAACAAACGTGCCGGACTCTTCTTCAGCGATTATCTGGCAAGCCAATCAGTCAACCCGATATGGTCTCCCGCATACCTCAGCATCAGCGAACTCTTTCAGCAACTCTCCACCTTGCAGTCCGGCGATCCCATTCGCTTGGTGTGCGAGCTTTACAAAGTTTTTCGTGAAGAGACTAAGAGCGAAGAGAGCCTCGACGAATTCTATTTCTGGGGCGAACTCCTTATCAGCGATTTCGATGATGCCGACAAGAACATGGTCGATACCCATAAGCTCTTTAGCAACCTGCAAGATCTCAAGAATATTCTCTCCGGATACGATTTTCTCGACGAAGAACAAGAAGAAGCCATCAAGCAATTCTTTCAAAACTTCTCTATCGACAAACGTACCCAGCTTAAAGAGAAGTTCATCTCCTTATGGGACAAGCTCGATGCCATCTATACCCGCTATCGGGCAAACCTGCAAAAGTTGGGCATCGCCTACGAAGGCATGCTCTACCGTACCGTCATCGAGCAACTGCAAACCGATACGCTGAAATATGATCAATACGTCTTTGTGGGCTTCAACGTCCTCAATCAAGTAGAGACGACCCTGTTCAGCACCTTGCAAGAAGCAAAGAAAGCCCTTTTCTATTGGGATTACGATCACTTCTATACCCGTTTGTCCGAACATAAACACGAAGCAGGAGAATTCATCAATCGCAACCTCAAACGCTTTCCTTCACAACTATCGGACGAACTATTCGACACGCTCAGAAAGCCCAAAAAGGTGCGCTTCATCTCCTCGCCAACAGAAAATGGGCAGGCACGCTATCTGCCCGAATGGATACGTAACACCGTCACCGCTAACGAGAAAGAGAATGCCGTGGTACTGTGCAACGAAGCCCTGCTGCTTCCCGTGCTTCACTCCATCCCTTCAGAGGTAAAGAACGTCAATATAACAATGGGATTCCCTCTGGCGCAGACTCCCGCTTACAGCTTCATCACCGCCCTGCTTGAGCTGCAAACCTCCGGTTATCGCCAAGATACAGGTCGCTACATCTATGCCTCCGTGCTCTCAGTGCTCAAGCATCCCTATACCCGTCAACTATCCTCAAAGACCGAAGCTTTGGAGAAAGATCTCACCCGCAACAACCGTTTTTATCCCCTCCCTTCGGAGTTGCAACAAGATGAGTTCCTCACCTCCCTCTTCACCCCTTGCAGTAACCTGGCCGATATCTGCCGTTACCTCAACGAAAGACTCAAAGAGGTAGCTACCCTCTATCAGCAAGAGAAGAGCAGCGAAGATATTTTCAATCAACTCTATCGGGAGTCACTCTTTAAGAGCTACACCATGATCAATCGTCTGCTCAACCTCATTGAAAGCGGCGATTTACAGATACAGACAGATACTTATAAAAGGCTATTGAGCAAACTTCTCTCTGCCGCCAACATCCCTTTTCACGGCGAACCCGCCATCGGTATGCAAGTCATGGGAGTGCTCGAAACCCGTAACCTCGACTTTAAGAACCTCATCCTCATGTCGCTCAACGAAGGACAGCTTCCCAAATCGGGTGGCGACTCCTCCTTCATTCCTTATAACTTGCGCAAAGCATTCGGGATGACCACCATCGAACATAAGAACGCCGTATATGCGTACTACTTCTACCGACTCATTCAGCGGGCGGAAAATATCACGCTGATGTACAACACCTCTTCCGACGGACTCAACCGCGGGGAATGGTCGCGCTTCATGCTCCAGTTTCTCATCGAATGGCCACATCCCGTCACCCGTGAATTTCTCGAAGCGGGACAGTCGCCCCAAAGTGGCACAGAGATCACCATCCCCAAGAATGAAGATGTGCTGCAAGTACTCTATCAGAAGTACGACCTCGCCCGTAACCCAAAGGCCTTCTTCTCCCCCTCAGCACTCAACACCTATATGGATTGCCGTCTGAAATTCTACTACCGCTACGTAGCCGGATTAAAGATGCAAGATGAAATCAGTGCAGAGATTGATTCCGCAAAGTTCGGAACCATTTTCCACCGCTCGGCAGAACTGGCATACCAGGAGCTCACACAAGCAGGCAATCAGATCCGCAAAGAAGACCTTGAAAAGGTTCTGCACAACGATGTAAAATTACAAAGCTTCGTCGATCGAGCCTTTAACGAAGAGTTCTTCCACCTGCCCGTTGGTGAAAAACCCGAATATAACGGCATTCAGCTTATCAACTCCAAAGTGATCGTATCCTACCTGCGCCAGTTGCTCCGCAACGACCTGCAATACGCTCCTTTCGAGATGATTGCCATGGAAAAGAAAGTGTACGAAACGATGGAAGCAGACACTCCGCAAGGAAAGATCAAAGTCAATATAGGAGGAACCATAGACCGTATAGACAGCAAAGAAGATACTCTGCGCATCGTCGATTACAAAACCGGAGGAAGCCCCAAGACGCCCGTTGACATATCACAACTCTTTACCCCCGCCGAAGGAAGACCCAACTACATCTTCCAAACCTTCTTGTATGCCGCCATCATGAGCAGACAGCAGTCGCTCAAAGTAGCCCCTGCCCTGCTCTATATTCATCGTGCGGCAGCCGACAGTTACTCACCCGTCATCGAAATGGGTGAACCCCGTAAACCGAAGATTCCCGTCAATAACTTCGCATTGTTTGAAGATGATTTTCGTGAGCGACTTCAAGAGCTTCTCAAAGAGATCTACAATCCTGACGAAGCCTTCACACAGACAGAATTTACCAAAACCTGCGAATATTGCGATTTTAAAGCGATCTGCCGCAGATAA
- a CDS encoding response regulator, which yields MKITPSEYKILIVDDVPSNVLLLKVLLTNEKFNVVTASGGMQALELVEKERPDLILLDVMMPEINGFEVAQRLKQKEETAEIPIIFLTALNGSSDIVKGFQMGGNDFISKPFNKEELIIRITHQISLVAANRIILAQTEELQKTIMGRDKLYSVIAHDLRSPVGSIKMVLNMLILNLPADKIGDEMHDLLTIANQTTEDVFSLLDNLLKWTKSQIGRVNVVYQNLDLSQLAEGVVEIFTMVAATKKITIRTEIPDKLLAYGDTDMVKTIIRNLLSNAIKFSEEGSEVLLKVEEKEDCAVISVQDHGCGIDEESQKKLLHTDTHYSTFGTKNEEGSGLGLLLCLDFAKKNGGDLWFSSVKGEGSMFSFSVPLKQPDVAAE from the coding sequence ATGAAAATAACTCCTTCAGAATATAAAATATTAATCGTAGATGATGTGCCATCTAATGTGTTGTTGCTCAAAGTGCTTCTTACTAATGAGAAGTTTAATGTGGTAACGGCGAGTGGTGGGATGCAAGCTCTGGAATTGGTTGAAAAGGAGAGACCTGACTTGATTTTACTTGACGTGATGATGCCTGAAATAAATGGCTTTGAAGTAGCTCAACGTTTAAAACAAAAAGAGGAAACTGCGGAAATTCCGATCATTTTCTTGACTGCTCTTAATGGAAGCTCTGATATCGTGAAAGGATTTCAGATGGGGGGAAATGATTTTATATCCAAACCTTTTAATAAGGAGGAACTGATTATTCGTATCACTCATCAAATTTCTTTGGTTGCTGCTAACAGAATTATTTTGGCACAAACGGAGGAATTGCAGAAAACAATCATGGGACGCGATAAACTGTATTCGGTGATTGCGCATGATCTTCGCTCTCCGGTAGGGTCTATCAAAATGGTGCTGAACATGCTTATCCTTAATCTGCCTGCTGACAAAATAGGTGATGAAATGCATGATCTGCTCACTATTGCAAACCAGACAACGGAGGATGTTTTCTCGCTTTTGGATAACTTATTGAAGTGGACGAAGAGCCAGATAGGACGTGTGAACGTGGTTTATCAGAATCTTGATTTGTCTCAACTTGCAGAAGGGGTAGTAGAGATTTTTACTATGGTGGCTGCTACTAAAAAGATAACGATTCGCACGGAAATTCCTGATAAGTTATTGGCTTATGGGGATACGGATATGGTTAAAACTATTATTCGGAATTTACTAAGTAATGCTATTAAATTTAGTGAAGAGGGTTCTGAAGTATTGCTGAAGGTTGAGGAAAAGGAGGATTGCGCTGTGATTAGTGTACAGGATCATGGTTGTGGCATTGATGAAGAAAGCCAGAAAAAGCTACTGCATACGGATACGCATTATAGTACTTTTGGTACGAAAAATGAAGAGGGTTCGGGACTTGGACTGCTGTTGTGTTTGGATTTTGCCAAGAAGAATGGCGGAGATCTTTGGTTCTCGTCGGTTAAGGGCGAAGGCTCTATGTTTAGCTTCTCGGTGCCTTTAAAGCAACCGGATGTTGCGGCGGAATAG
- a CDS encoding SH3 beta-barrel fold-containing protein produces MKESEKADNRLLEARVSTLRRERIMTVKEAISLAHRIDALIQRMLHGEAEFSYMRQTKQIKHTRGTLTNYEKTFRRALKLNPENSFMLYYDLNEQRWYTFHVAFLL; encoded by the coding sequence ATGAAAGAGTCAGAGAAAGCTGATAATCGCCTATTAGAGGCAAGAGTATCCACCTTAAGAAGAGAAAGAATCATGACAGTTAAAGAGGCCATTAGTTTGGCACATCGCATTGATGCACTTATTCAGCGAATGTTGCATGGAGAAGCAGAATTTTCTTACATGAGGCAAACAAAACAGATAAAACATACCCGAGGCACCCTCACCAACTACGAAAAAACGTTCAGAAGAGCCTTGAAATTGAATCCCGAAAACAGTTTCATGCTCTACTATGATCTCAACGAGCAAAGATGGTACACTTTTCATGTGGCATTTCTCCTTTAA
- a CDS encoding DUF4373 domain-containing protein has translation MARPQKKGLDYFPLDVDFMQDRKVRRIKREHGLIGVLVVIELYTKIYHENGYYLLWEENIRYDISEELNNENPEQIEAIVESCLNVGLFHDEIFKKTHVLTSAAVQRRFKACAIHRSSSRIAPELNLLEETEQEPTPAKKKTREKEMPELFHQETETSTPSTELSHAETPQTKEKEIKAEKREINSPHTPSQSEEGAGTMSIERLKSYCPPPDYALNKKKHNYEGLLERLFSLGIHTPDDIEAIMRLSRYGEIGHPVWGIIVQGKWAGEKKTIASPGKYLIKVLLNLQKQTQP, from the coding sequence ATGGCAAGACCTCAAAAAAAAGGACTAGACTATTTTCCCCTCGATGTAGACTTCATGCAAGATCGCAAGGTACGTCGTATCAAGCGTGAGCATGGACTGATAGGTGTACTAGTCGTCATCGAACTGTATACCAAGATTTATCATGAAAACGGCTATTACCTGCTTTGGGAAGAGAATATCCGCTACGATATCAGCGAAGAACTGAATAATGAAAATCCCGAACAGATAGAAGCCATTGTAGAAAGCTGCCTGAATGTCGGTCTTTTTCATGATGAAATCTTCAAAAAGACTCATGTGCTAACCTCCGCTGCCGTGCAACGACGCTTCAAAGCTTGTGCCATTCACCGCTCTTCATCGCGCATTGCTCCTGAGCTTAACCTTCTCGAAGAAACGGAGCAAGAACCCACCCCTGCGAAGAAGAAAACGAGAGAAAAAGAGATGCCTGAATTATTTCATCAGGAAACAGAGACAAGCACTCCTTCAACTGAATTATCGCATGCAGAAACGCCACAAACAAAAGAAAAGGAAATAAAAGCAGAGAAAAGAGAAATAAACTCCCCCCATACCCCCTCGCAAAGCGAAGAGGGAGCCGGAACGATGAGCATAGAGAGATTGAAGAGCTATTGCCCTCCTCCCGACTATGCCCTCAACAAGAAGAAACATAACTACGAGGGGTTGTTAGAGAGACTTTTCAGCCTTGGCATACACACTCCCGATGATATTGAAGCCATCATGCGTCTGTCTCGTTACGGCGAGATAGGCCATCCGGTATGGGGCATCATCGTGCAAGGCAAATGGGCAGGAGAAAAGAAAACCATTGCCTCTCCCGGCAAATACCTCATCAAAGTATTACTCAACCTTCAAAAACAAACTCAACCATGA
- a CDS encoding DUF4248 domain-containing protein — protein sequence MTRNELAELYMPNVQLATARRTLHRWIARNAALQSELAATGYSIRAAILTPVQVELIFRYLGVP from the coding sequence ATGACTCGCAACGAACTTGCCGAACTCTACATGCCGAATGTGCAGCTCGCCACTGCCCGTCGCACCCTTCATCGCTGGATAGCCCGCAACGCTGCCTTGCAATCCGAACTCGCCGCTACCGGATACAGTATCCGTGCCGCCATACTTACTCCCGTACAAGTAGAACTGATTTTTAGATACCTCGGAGTGCCTTGA